Proteins from one Thioflavicoccus mobilis 8321 genomic window:
- a CDS encoding DegQ family serine endoprotease has product MNQVSRPIAILIGLVFCLLLPLGAVARDLPDFTTLFEQQGPAVVNISTQQEHGSAPAMRFSVPDLPEDSPFHDFFRRFFGDEGEMPNEEIPSRSLGSGFIISHDGDVLTNAHVVEGASEIIVRTADRREFVATIVGSDKRSDIALLKIDGKDLPVTKLGSANDLKVGEWVLAIGSPFGFEHSMTAGIVSAKGRNLPSENYVPFIQTDVAINPGNSGGPLFNLDGEVVGVNSQIYSRTGGFMGLSFAIPIDVAMDVVHQLKTKGRVTRGWLGVLIQDVTRDLAETFGMPQPMGALVAQVLPDGPAAKAGLEAGDIILSFDGKKVATSSALPPLVGTSPVDQPAEVEILRDGKTMKIDVVIGELPDDDVLASSGGSPEPETTINRIGLVISDLTADQRAELGIVVGGVQVDSVANGTAEQAGIRDGDVILAVNHQPVENVTQFNNLLDELEPGRSVALLVQRGGGRLYYPVRIPDGKS; this is encoded by the coding sequence ATGAATCAAGTTTCCCGGCCGATCGCGATCCTGATCGGCCTCGTTTTCTGCCTGTTGCTGCCACTCGGTGCCGTGGCGCGGGATCTACCCGATTTCACGACCCTGTTCGAACAACAAGGGCCGGCGGTCGTAAACATCAGCACCCAGCAAGAACACGGCAGCGCGCCGGCGATGCGCTTTTCGGTTCCGGACCTGCCGGAGGATAGCCCGTTCCACGATTTCTTCCGACGTTTCTTCGGCGACGAAGGCGAGATGCCGAACGAGGAGATCCCGTCGCGTTCGCTTGGCTCGGGCTTCATCATCTCCCACGATGGTGACGTCCTCACCAATGCGCATGTGGTCGAAGGTGCCAGCGAGATCATCGTCCGCACCGCCGATCGGCGCGAGTTCGTCGCGACCATCGTCGGTAGCGACAAACGCAGCGACATCGCCCTGCTCAAGATCGACGGCAAGGACCTGCCGGTCACCAAGCTCGGCTCGGCGAACGACCTCAAGGTCGGCGAATGGGTCCTGGCGATCGGCTCGCCGTTCGGTTTCGAACATTCGATGACCGCAGGCATCGTCAGTGCCAAGGGCCGCAATCTGCCGAGCGAGAACTATGTCCCCTTCATCCAGACCGATGTGGCCATCAACCCGGGCAACTCGGGCGGGCCGCTGTTCAACCTCGATGGCGAGGTGGTCGGCGTCAACTCGCAGATCTACAGCCGTACAGGTGGTTTCATGGGGCTGTCGTTCGCGATCCCGATCGATGTCGCGATGGACGTCGTACACCAGCTCAAGACCAAGGGCCGCGTGACGCGTGGCTGGCTCGGCGTTCTGATCCAGGACGTGACGCGCGACCTCGCCGAGACCTTCGGTATGCCGCAGCCCATGGGCGCGCTGGTGGCGCAGGTACTCCCCGATGGGCCGGCGGCGAAGGCCGGGCTCGAAGCGGGCGATATCATCCTGAGCTTCGACGGCAAGAAGGTGGCGACTTCGAGCGCGCTGCCGCCGTTGGTCGGAACCAGCCCTGTGGATCAGCCGGCCGAGGTCGAGATCCTGCGTGACGGCAAGACGATGAAGATCGATGTGGTCATCGGCGAGTTGCCCGACGACGATGTCCTCGCGAGCTCCGGCGGATCCCCTGAGCCAGAGACGACGATCAATCGAATCGGCCTGGTGATCAGCGACTTGACAGCCGACCAGCGCGCTGAGCTCGGCATCGTTGTGGGCGGTGTACAGGTCGACAGCGTCGCCAACGGCACCGCCGAGCAGGCTGGTATCCGCGATGGCGATGTGATCCTCGCCGTCAATCACCAACCCGTCGAGAATGTCACGCAGTTCAATAATCTGCTCGACGAACTCGAGCCGGGGCGCTCGGTCGCCTTACTCGTCCAGCGGGGCGGTGGGCGTCTTTACTACCCTGTGCGCATCCCGGACGGCAAGTCCTGA
- the lepB gene encoding signal peptidase I, which translates to MSFDFPTILVLATFLSGVIWAIDRLWFVPRRRRAAASDGAPAKEPIIVEYARSFFPVLLAVLVLRSFVVEPFRIPSGSMMPTLLVGDFILVNKFEYGLRWPVLNSKFLDLGEPERGDVVVFRFPEDPHTDYIKRIVAVPGDEIYYRGKTLYINGEAQSQTPLGRYTGVGSSTALKDAVEVVEDLTGVEHRILVDPARPDFLPMCRELAYGPITIPPGRYFAMGDNRDNSNDSRCWGLVPEGNLVGKAFAIWMHWDGHRDGFPIDWGRIGNGIH; encoded by the coding sequence ATGAGCTTCGATTTTCCCACCATCCTGGTCTTGGCGACCTTTTTGAGCGGAGTCATCTGGGCGATCGACCGACTGTGGTTCGTCCCGCGCCGGCGCCGCGCTGCCGCCAGCGACGGCGCACCGGCCAAGGAACCCATCATCGTCGAGTACGCGCGGTCCTTCTTCCCGGTCCTGCTCGCCGTATTGGTGCTGCGCTCGTTCGTCGTCGAACCCTTCCGGATACCCTCGGGGTCGATGATGCCAACCCTGTTGGTGGGCGACTTCATCCTCGTGAACAAGTTCGAATACGGCTTGCGTTGGCCGGTACTCAACAGCAAGTTCCTCGATCTGGGTGAGCCCGAGCGAGGCGATGTCGTCGTCTTCCGCTTTCCCGAGGACCCGCACACCGACTACATCAAGCGTATCGTCGCGGTCCCGGGTGATGAGATCTACTATCGCGGCAAGACGCTCTACATTAACGGCGAGGCGCAATCGCAGACGCCGCTTGGCCGCTACACCGGGGTGGGTTCGAGTACGGCGCTTAAAGACGCGGTCGAGGTCGTCGAGGATTTAACCGGTGTCGAGCACCGGATCCTCGTCGATCCTGCACGACCGGATTTTCTCCCGATGTGCCGCGAACTCGCCTATGGACCGATCACAATTCCGCCCGGCCGCTATTTCGCGATGGGTGACAACCGTGATAATAGCAACGACAGCCGCTGTTGGGGGCTCGTCCCGGAAGGCAATCTGGTCGGTAAGGCGTTTGCGATCTGGATGCACTGGGACGGCCATCGCGATGGTTTTCCGATTGATTGGGGGCGTATCGGCAACGGAATCCATTAG
- a CDS encoding thioredoxin, whose product MKAQDPLELLAFTDPVCTWCWGSEPVLRKLRRWYGDQLHIRYLMGGLVEDIRTFYDRANAIGGDPELANGQVARHWLEASARHRMPVQTHGFRLFSAEAPSTYPQNVAYKAAELTQPGLAHRYLRRLREASAAEARETGLFGVLIELADEVGLDRSTFVRHLDDGSAERAFRADLETTRRYGVRSFPTFVLRYADEAAKLHGCPTFPVMRATIERLSGRAFEPRPPAHDPQALLDFLLVDGRAAPVELATVFDLDGDTLDRLLADLAREGRTKCVPAGNGCFWEAAGPGLPAETRTPA is encoded by the coding sequence ATGAAGGCGCAAGATCCGCTCGAGCTGCTCGCGTTTACCGACCCCGTCTGCACCTGGTGTTGGGGTAGCGAACCGGTCTTGCGCAAACTGAGGCGTTGGTACGGGGATCAGCTCCATATCCGCTATTTGATGGGTGGCCTGGTCGAGGATATCCGCACCTTCTACGACCGCGCCAACGCCATCGGCGGCGATCCGGAACTGGCCAACGGGCAAGTCGCCCGCCATTGGCTGGAGGCTTCGGCTCGCCACCGGATGCCGGTGCAGACCCACGGCTTCCGCCTGTTCTCGGCGGAGGCCCCGTCGACCTATCCGCAGAATGTCGCCTACAAGGCCGCCGAGTTGACGCAGCCGGGCCTCGCCCACCGCTACCTGCGGCGACTACGCGAGGCCTCCGCGGCGGAGGCACGGGAGACGGGCCTGTTCGGCGTCTTGATCGAGCTGGCCGACGAGGTCGGCCTCGATCGCTCGACCTTTGTTCGGCACCTGGATGACGGCTCGGCCGAACGCGCCTTCCGTGCTGACCTCGAAACGACCCGCCGGTATGGCGTGCGCAGCTTCCCGACCTTCGTACTCCGCTATGCCGACGAAGCGGCCAAGCTGCACGGCTGTCCAACCTTCCCGGTCATGCGCGCGACGATCGAGCGCCTGAGCGGCCGCGCGTTCGAGCCCCGACCGCCAGCGCACGACCCGCAGGCCCTGCTCGATTTTCTCCTGGTCGACGGGCGGGCCGCGCCCGTGGAGCTGGCGACCGTGTTCGACCTCGACGGTGACACGCTCGATCGGCTTCTAGCCGATCTTGCCCGGGAGGGGCGCACAAAGTGCGTACCGGCCGGCAACGGGTGCTTCTGGGAGGCGGCCGGACCCGGGCTGCCCGCGGAGACGCGTACCCCGGCATAA
- a CDS encoding DUF4845 domain-containing protein: MAAWLFVAIGFMTLLLRLGPLYMESMQVRSVMDSIAEDPDVPGLPKHEINRMLAMQLDINQVPNVKLSHFAYKRAENGGLELVLKYEVRRHIFFNIDAVTMFDYSVTIPPT, from the coding sequence ATGGCCGCCTGGCTGTTTGTCGCCATTGGTTTCATGACATTGCTGTTGAGGCTGGGGCCACTCTACATGGAATCCATGCAGGTGCGTTCGGTCATGGATTCGATTGCCGAGGATCCGGATGTGCCAGGGTTGCCTAAGCATGAAATCAATCGAATGCTCGCGATGCAACTCGACATCAATCAGGTGCCGAATGTCAAACTGTCCCATTTCGCCTACAAGCGTGCCGAGAACGGGGGGCTCGAGCTGGTCCTCAAATATGAAGTCCGTCGTCACATCTTTTTCAATATCGATGCGGTCACGATGTTCGATTACAGCGTGACAATACCTCCGACGTGA
- the recO gene encoding DNA repair protein RecO has product MSGQSAGHLQRCLLLHRRDFSNTSLLVEVFSATEGRFPAVAKGARRGRAPTAALLQPFQPLWLGWSGRGEVRTLGKVEAAGAPLTLPGDALYCGFYLNELLMRLLARHDPQENLFAFYLAALKDLASGQVIDQVLRRFELQLLQVLGYGLVLDREADTGHPISAAGRYRYVPERGIVPARDAMPQETLSGTTLLQLAGEEPLGGKEIREARRLLRAALAPHLGQRPLASREFFRRARGS; this is encoded by the coding sequence ATGAGTGGTCAGTCGGCTGGGCACCTCCAGCGTTGCCTGCTCCTGCACCGACGCGATTTCAGCAATACCAGCCTCCTGGTCGAGGTCTTCTCGGCAACCGAGGGGCGCTTCCCCGCCGTGGCGAAAGGGGCCCGACGTGGACGCGCGCCGACCGCGGCCCTTCTGCAACCGTTTCAGCCCCTTTGGCTCGGCTGGAGCGGGCGTGGGGAGGTCCGCACCCTCGGCAAGGTCGAGGCCGCCGGCGCACCCCTGACCCTGCCCGGCGATGCCCTCTACTGTGGCTTCTATCTGAACGAACTGCTGATGCGACTGCTGGCCCGCCACGATCCTCAGGAAAACCTGTTCGCCTTCTATCTCGCTGCGCTCAAGGATCTCGCCAGCGGTCAGGTCATCGACCAGGTCCTGCGGCGCTTCGAGCTGCAATTGCTCCAAGTCCTCGGTTACGGTCTCGTACTCGATCGGGAGGCCGACACCGGCCACCCGATCTCCGCGGCCGGACGCTACCGCTACGTCCCGGAGCGCGGCATCGTACCGGCACGCGATGCGATGCCGCAGGAAACCTTGTCCGGTACGACCCTGCTGCAGTTGGCAGGTGAGGAGCCGCTGGGAGGGAAAGAGATCCGCGAGGCGCGGCGCTTGCTGCGCGCGGCGCTCGCCCCGCACCTTGGGCAACGCCCCCTCGCGAGTCGGGAGTTCTTCCGTCGGGCACGAGGGTCTTAG
- a CDS encoding sugar phosphate nucleotidyltransferase has translation MPRETLTLVIATGHGSGLEPLTRHRNKAAVPFGGIFRIIDFSLANCLHSGLRQVLVLTQYKSHALQKHLRDGWSLYNPEIGEYITPVPPQMRHGSDWYAGPFDAICQNRYLLERSAARRVLILEGDLIYRMDYAEMIRAHQESGAAVTLAVREAPMEQAPGQIALSLSEEDLVMPAPRQDGLPAENGSAQLTMGVYLFEMDYLLAELTRLSIGDEDDNPLDTDEIDRLAATGRVFGYRFGGERGRVTPDRYWCDPVSIDAYYQATMALLRSEAPLDLYQSNWTIYTYQGQYPPARTVPGPSGTEGIFVNSMLAAGVLISGGGVNHSVLSPRVRVRDGAIVEEAVLFDGVEVGEGAHLRGCIIDKEVVVPRGTQIGLDPKADRERYSVSPQGVVVIPKDYRF, from the coding sequence ATGCCACGTGAAACCCTGACCCTCGTCATCGCCACCGGCCACGGTAGCGGTCTGGAACCCCTGACCCGGCATCGCAACAAGGCGGCAGTCCCCTTCGGCGGCATCTTTAGGATCATCGACTTCAGCCTTGCCAACTGCTTGCACTCGGGGCTGCGCCAGGTCTTGGTGCTGACCCAATACAAGTCCCACGCGCTGCAGAAGCACTTGCGTGACGGCTGGTCTCTGTACAACCCGGAGATCGGCGAATACATCACCCCCGTCCCGCCGCAGATGCGTCACGGCTCGGACTGGTATGCCGGCCCTTTCGACGCCATCTGTCAAAACCGCTACCTGCTAGAGCGCAGCGCGGCGCGGCGCGTGCTGATCCTCGAGGGCGACCTGATCTATCGGATGGACTACGCCGAGATGATCCGCGCCCATCAGGAAAGCGGTGCGGCTGTGACGCTCGCGGTGCGTGAGGCCCCGATGGAGCAGGCACCCGGGCAGATCGCCTTATCGCTCAGTGAGGAGGATCTCGTCATGCCGGCGCCGCGGCAAGATGGGCTGCCGGCCGAGAACGGCTCGGCCCAGCTGACGATGGGAGTCTATCTCTTCGAAATGGACTATCTCCTCGCCGAACTGACGCGGCTCTCGATCGGCGACGAGGACGACAACCCGCTGGATACGGACGAGATCGACCGCCTCGCCGCGACGGGCCGGGTATTCGGCTACCGCTTCGGCGGCGAACGAGGCCGGGTAACCCCGGATCGCTACTGGTGCGACCCGGTCTCGATCGATGCCTACTACCAGGCGACGATGGCGCTGCTCCGGAGCGAGGCGCCGCTCGATCTTTACCAGAGCAACTGGACCATCTACACCTATCAGGGTCAGTATCCGCCGGCCCGCACGGTGCCGGGGCCCTCGGGTACCGAGGGCATCTTCGTCAACTCGATGCTCGCCGCTGGTGTCCTGATCAGCGGGGGCGGCGTCAATCATTCGGTCCTGTCCCCGCGCGTACGGGTGCGGGATGGTGCGATCGTCGAGGAGGCGGTCCTCTTCGACGGCGTCGAGGTCGGTGAGGGTGCCCATCTGCGCGGGTGCATCATCGACAAGGAGGTGGTGGTCCCACGTGGCACCCAGATTGGACTCGACCCGAAGGCCGATCGCGAGCGCTATTCGGTCTCGCCGCAGGGCGTCGTAGTCATCCCGAAAGACTACAGATTCTAG
- the rnc gene encoding ribonuclease III, which translates to MSDLRILARHLGHRFRDESLVIQALTHRSASSRNNERLEFLGDALLGVVIAEVLWQRFPDASEGDLSRLRASLVNKEMLARLARDLTLGDYLVLGPGEQRTGGHQRDSILADALEAIFAAVYLDADFHTVRQVILGIFEAALAETRDDQVDKDPKTRLQERLQAKRRPLPEYEVLGVDGSQHAQVFHVRCRLPDDDREVHGDGTSRRRAEQAAAESMLERLDDDD; encoded by the coding sequence ATGTCCGACCTGCGTATCCTGGCCCGTCATCTGGGGCATCGGTTTCGTGACGAGAGTCTGGTGATCCAGGCCCTGACGCATCGTAGCGCGAGCAGCCGGAACAACGAGCGTCTCGAATTCCTTGGCGACGCGCTGCTCGGCGTAGTCATCGCGGAGGTCCTGTGGCAGCGTTTCCCAGACGCCTCGGAAGGCGATCTCAGCCGGCTACGTGCCTCGCTCGTCAACAAGGAGATGCTGGCGCGTTTGGCCCGCGATCTCACCCTGGGCGACTACCTGGTCCTCGGGCCGGGAGAGCAACGCACTGGTGGTCATCAACGCGACTCGATCCTTGCCGATGCCCTGGAGGCCATCTTCGCCGCCGTTTACCTGGACGCGGACTTCCACACTGTGCGCCAGGTCATTCTCGGGATCTTCGAGGCGGCGCTCGCCGAGACACGTGACGATCAGGTCGATAAGGATCCCAAGACTCGGCTCCAAGAACGCCTCCAGGCCAAAAGGCGGCCGTTGCCCGAGTATGAGGTCCTCGGTGTCGACGGAAGCCAGCATGCGCAGGTCTTCCATGTGCGCTGCCGCCTGCCCGATGACGACCGCGAGGTGCACGGCGACGGCACCAGCCGCCGGCGCGCCGAGCAGGCGGCCGCCGAATCCATGCTCGAGCGGTTAGACGATGACGACTAG
- the lepA gene encoding translation elongation factor 4, with the protein MPDLDHIRNFSIIAHIDHGKSTIADRFIQLCGSLTAREMSNQVLDSMDLERERGITIKAQSVTLDYRALDGELYQLNFIDTPGHVDFSYEVSRSLAACEGALLVVDAAQGVEAQSVANCYTAIEQGLEVLPVLNKIDLPSAEPERVIKEIEEIIGMEAEDALRVSAKTGEGIPALLEALVARIPAPQGDPEGPLQALIIDSWFDPYVGVVSLVRVVNGEIRTRDKIQIVSTGRIHQADSIGVFTPKKQERPRLGTGEVGFLIAGIKEIDGAPVGDTVIRADRPAAKLPGFKQMQPRVFAGLYPTDSDAYEELRDALSKLRLNDAALFYEPETSQALGFGFRCGFLGMLHMEIVQERLEREYDLDLINTAPTVVYEVVRSDGEVIKVDNPANLPETGKIAEIREPIIEAHILVPQTYLGAVIGLCIEKRGVQKQIQYLGGQVQVTYELPLSEVVLDFFDRLKSVSRGFASFEYDFKRFQAAALVKLDVLINGEGVDALSMIVHRDQAQTRGRDLAERMKDLIPRQMFEVAIQAAIGSKVIARTTVKALRKNVTAKCYGGDATRKRKLLEKQKAGKRRMKQVGRVEIPQEAFLAMLQVDKDN; encoded by the coding sequence ATGCCCGATCTCGACCACATCCGCAATTTCTCGATCATCGCCCATATCGACCATGGCAAGTCGACGATCGCCGATCGTTTCATCCAGCTTTGCGGGTCCCTGACGGCGCGTGAGATGTCCAATCAGGTCCTGGATTCCATGGACCTGGAGCGCGAACGCGGCATCACGATCAAGGCCCAGAGCGTAACGCTCGACTATCGTGCGCTCGACGGCGAGCTCTATCAGCTCAACTTCATCGATACGCCGGGCCATGTCGACTTCTCCTACGAGGTGTCGCGCTCGCTGGCGGCCTGCGAAGGCGCACTGCTGGTGGTCGATGCGGCCCAAGGGGTGGAGGCCCAGAGCGTCGCCAATTGTTACACGGCGATTGAGCAGGGCCTCGAGGTCCTGCCGGTGCTGAACAAGATCGACCTACCCTCGGCCGAGCCCGAGCGGGTGATCAAGGAGATCGAAGAGATCATCGGGATGGAGGCCGAGGACGCCCTGCGCGTGAGCGCCAAGACGGGCGAGGGTATCCCCGCGCTGCTCGAGGCGCTGGTGGCGCGGATTCCGGCGCCGCAGGGTGACCCCGAGGGGCCGCTTCAGGCGCTGATCATCGATTCCTGGTTCGATCCCTATGTCGGGGTCGTCTCGCTGGTGCGGGTCGTCAACGGCGAGATCCGCACGCGCGACAAGATCCAGATCGTCTCGACCGGACGCATCCATCAGGCCGACAGCATCGGCGTCTTCACACCGAAGAAGCAGGAGCGGCCGCGCCTCGGGACCGGGGAGGTCGGTTTTCTGATCGCAGGGATCAAGGAGATCGATGGCGCCCCGGTTGGCGACACCGTCATCCGCGCGGACCGGCCCGCCGCCAAACTTCCCGGTTTCAAGCAGATGCAGCCGCGGGTCTTCGCCGGCCTCTATCCTACCGATTCCGACGCCTATGAAGAGCTGCGCGACGCGCTGAGCAAGCTACGTCTCAACGACGCGGCCCTCTTCTACGAGCCGGAGACCTCGCAGGCTCTCGGCTTCGGCTTTCGTTGCGGCTTTCTCGGCATGCTCCATATGGAGATCGTCCAGGAGCGGCTCGAGCGCGAGTATGACCTCGACCTGATCAACACGGCCCCGACCGTCGTCTACGAGGTCGTACGCTCCGATGGTGAAGTGATCAAGGTCGACAATCCTGCGAATCTGCCCGAAACTGGTAAGATCGCCGAGATACGCGAGCCGATCATCGAGGCCCATATCCTGGTGCCGCAGACCTACCTCGGTGCCGTCATCGGTCTTTGCATCGAGAAGCGCGGCGTCCAGAAGCAGATTCAATATCTCGGCGGCCAGGTGCAGGTGACCTACGAGCTACCTCTGAGCGAAGTGGTCCTCGACTTCTTCGACCGGCTGAAATCGGTAAGCCGCGGTTTCGCCTCCTTCGAATACGATTTCAAGCGCTTCCAGGCCGCCGCCCTCGTCAAGCTCGATGTCTTGATCAACGGCGAGGGCGTCGATGCCCTGTCGATGATCGTGCACCGTGATCAGGCCCAGACGCGCGGCCGGGACCTGGCCGAACGCATGAAGGACCTGATCCCGCGGCAAATGTTCGAGGTCGCCATCCAGGCCGCGATCGGTAGCAAGGTGATCGCCCGCACGACGGTCAAGGCGCTACGCAAGAACGTCACGGCCAAATGTTACGGTGGCGATGCGACCCGCAAGCGCAAGCTGCTCGAGAAGCAGAAGGCCGGCAAGCGGCGCATGAAGCAGGTCGGGCGGGTGGAGATCCCTCAGGAGGCCTTTCTCGCCATGCTCCAAGTCGACAAAGATAACTAG
- the era gene encoding GTPase Era: MTTSHSGYIAIIGRPNVGKSTLLNGFVGQKLAITSSKAQTTRHTILGIKTRPDGQLVFVDTPGIHRRGAGALNRYLNRAALTTIGDVDLVLFVVEAGRWTQEDDKALQAIAEAGTPAIAVVNKIDRLRDKTPLLPYLEQLARRHEFLELVPVSAARGDQVERLETLVLQTLPEREPLFPDEQITDRPERFFAAELVREQLMRRYGEELPYQTAVEVERFEEEEGGRYRVHALIWVERPSQKAIIIGERGEALKVAASEARQQMQRLFERPVHLEVWVKVRKSWSSDESALASLGYRER, translated from the coding sequence ATGACGACTAGCCATAGCGGTTACATCGCGATCATCGGCCGTCCCAATGTCGGCAAGTCGACGCTGCTCAACGGTTTCGTCGGCCAGAAACTGGCCATCACCTCCAGCAAGGCGCAGACGACCCGCCACACGATCCTCGGCATCAAGACGCGGCCCGATGGCCAGCTGGTCTTCGTCGACACACCGGGCATCCACCGTCGCGGGGCCGGCGCATTGAATCGTTATCTCAACCGGGCCGCACTGACGACCATCGGTGACGTCGATCTGGTCTTGTTCGTCGTCGAGGCCGGGCGCTGGACACAGGAGGACGACAAGGCCTTGCAGGCCATTGCCGAAGCCGGCACACCGGCCATTGCCGTCGTCAACAAGATCGACCGATTGCGCGACAAGACTCCACTACTCCCCTACCTGGAGCAGCTCGCGCGGCGTCACGAGTTCCTTGAGCTGGTGCCGGTGTCGGCTGCCCGCGGCGACCAGGTCGAGCGACTCGAAACGCTCGTGCTACAGACGCTGCCTGAACGCGAGCCGCTGTTTCCGGACGAGCAGATCACCGACCGCCCGGAGCGTTTCTTCGCCGCCGAGCTGGTGCGCGAGCAGCTGATGCGTCGCTACGGCGAAGAGCTGCCCTATCAAACGGCGGTCGAGGTCGAGCGCTTCGAGGAAGAGGAGGGCGGCCGCTATCGGGTCCATGCGCTGATTTGGGTGGAGCGTCCGAGCCAGAAGGCGATCATCATCGGCGAGCGGGGCGAGGCCCTGAAGGTGGCCGCCAGCGAGGCGCGCCAGCAGATGCAGCGCCTCTTCGAGCGGCCCGTGCACCTGGAGGTTTGGGTTAAAGTCCGTAAGAGCTGGTCTAGCGATGAGTCGGCACTCGCCAGCCTCGGGTATCGCGAGCGCTGA
- a CDS encoding radical SAM protein: MNRAPPIRYIDPVYRPPSEASSLILPVTDGCSWNRCTFCEMYTAPQKRFRARPATEVMDMIQRAGERLGDDVRRVFLADGDALALPTRRLLTYLEAIRHHLPAVHRVSSYCLARNLRRKAVAELRELREAGLKLVYLGAESGDDTVLARVNKGETFASTRAALDKLGEAGIRRSVMIINGLGGESLSDQHADHSARLINATAPEYLSTLVLMFNDGGARLRAAWPDWRPLSRVDLFREMERLLSALKLHRTLFRSDHASNWLVLRGTLGADKARLLAQIRDAIGQPETAALRNPVMRGL; this comes from the coding sequence CTGAACCGAGCACCGCCGATCCGCTATATCGACCCTGTCTACCGGCCTCCGAGCGAGGCCAGCTCGTTGATCTTGCCGGTCACCGACGGCTGCTCCTGGAACCGGTGCACCTTCTGCGAGATGTATACAGCACCGCAGAAGCGTTTTCGTGCCCGTCCGGCGACCGAGGTCATGGATATGATCCAGCGCGCCGGCGAGCGATTGGGCGATGATGTGCGGCGGGTCTTTCTCGCCGACGGCGACGCCCTGGCGCTGCCGACGCGACGGCTACTCACCTACCTGGAGGCGATCCGCCACCACCTGCCGGCCGTTCATCGCGTCTCCAGCTATTGCCTCGCGCGCAATCTGCGCCGGAAGGCTGTCGCCGAGCTTCGCGAGCTCCGCGAAGCCGGCCTGAAGCTGGTCTATCTCGGTGCAGAATCCGGCGACGATACCGTCCTGGCGCGAGTGAACAAAGGCGAGACATTTGCATCGACCCGCGCAGCCCTCGACAAGCTGGGCGAGGCCGGCATCCGCCGTTCGGTCATGATCATCAACGGCTTGGGCGGTGAATCCTTGAGCGACCAGCACGCCGACCACTCCGCGCGCCTGATCAATGCCACCGCCCCAGAATATCTGTCGACACTGGTGCTGATGTTCAACGACGGTGGCGCTCGCTTGCGCGCGGCCTGGCCGGACTGGCGACCCTTGTCGCGCGTCGACCTGTTTCGCGAGATGGAGCGCCTCCTCTCCGCCCTCAAGCTGCATCGGACCCTCTTCCGCTCCGACCACGCTTCGAACTGGCTCGTCCTCAGGGGCACTCTCGGCGCCGACAAGGCGCGTCTTCTGGCCCAGATCCGCGACGCCATCGGGCAGCCCGAGACGGCCGCACTGCGCAACCCCGTGATGCGTGGCCTGTAA
- a CDS encoding endonuclease III domain-containing protein — MEPAHLDAVYRVLYHAYGPQHWWPGDSPFEVMVGAVLTQNTAWSNVERALARLNERIPLAAEAILALDHETLADAIRPAGYFNVKARRLRAFCHAFVEEGGLAGLSSLDTKALRERLLAINGVGPETADDMLLYAFERPVFVVDAYTRRLFARLGLLDGDEGYETIRDAFERALGPDTECFNEYHALIVRHAKEVCRTRPRCAGCCLGELCPSAS, encoded by the coding sequence GTGGAGCCGGCGCATCTCGACGCCGTCTATCGTGTGCTCTATCACGCCTACGGTCCCCAGCACTGGTGGCCAGGGGATTCGCCGTTCGAGGTCATGGTCGGGGCAGTCCTCACGCAGAACACCGCCTGGAGCAATGTCGAACGCGCCTTGGCGCGGTTGAACGAGCGCATCCCGCTTGCCGCCGAGGCCATCCTCGCCCTCGACCACGAGACCCTGGCCGACGCGATCCGCCCGGCCGGCTATTTCAACGTCAAGGCGCGACGGCTGCGGGCCTTCTGCCACGCCTTCGTCGAGGAGGGCGGGCTTGCTGGCCTTTCGAGCCTCGACACGAAGGCCTTGCGAGAGCGATTGTTGGCGATCAACGGGGTCGGGCCCGAAACCGCCGACGATATGCTGCTCTATGCCTTCGAGCGTCCGGTCTTCGTCGTCGATGCCTACACCCGCCGCCTCTTCGCCCGGCTCGGGCTCCTCGACGGCGACGAGGGCTACGAGACGATCCGCGACGCCTTCGAGCGGGCACTCGGTCCGGACACCGAATGCTTCAATGAGTACCATGCGCTGATCGTGCGGCACGCAAAGGAGGTCTGTCGCACCCGTCCACGCTGCGCCGGCTGTTGCCTGGGCGAGCTGTGCCCTTCGGCGTCTTGA